Part of the Pseudoalteromonas undina genome, AGAAGATTCATCACGCCCGCGCGATAGCGAATTAATAATGGTGGCTAAAGCTCTTAAAGATTCAGCTCGCCCTACGATAGTCGCTGGCGATTTAAATGATGTTGCTTGGTCACGCAGTACTCGTTTATTTATGCAAATTAGTGGCTTTTTAGACCCCCGTAAAGGCCGTGGTTTTTTTAATACTTTTCACGCTAATTACTTTTTTATGCGTTGGCCGCTTGATCATTTGTTTCATTCAAAAGGCTTTAGTGTAAAACGGATAAAGCGCCTTGCTAAATATGGCTCGGATCACTTTGCCTTATTAACCGAATTGGTATTTGAAGATGCTAATCAGCAATCCCTTGAAACAAAACCAAGCGAGCAAAAGCAGCAAGATATACAAGAGCTGGCAATGAACAAAGCAGATAAACGCAAAGTACCTATGTTTGAAAAGAGCTAGGTATAGTACAGATATTAGGTTAAAGGTTTTAGACGAAGTTTTTTGTAGCAAACTATTTGGTTTAGCGTTAATTAACAAAGAGATTCATTATGTTTAATAAAATCATCGACTTTTGGTTTAATGAGCTTGATCCTAAACAGTGGTGGCAAAAAGACGATGGGCTTGATGCACAAATTAAAACTCGTTTTGGTGAATTACATCATCAAGCAAGTGTAAGTGAGTTATTTGGGTGGCGTGAAAGTGCGCTAGGTAGTCTTGCTGAAATTATTGTGCTTGATCAGTTCTCACGTAATATTTACCGTGAAAAGCCCGCAGCATTTGCCTGTGATGTATTAGCTCTAGCGTTAGCGCAAGCAGCTATTGCCAAAGGGTTTGATAAGGAATTGACGGATGAGCAACGCGTATTTTTGTATATGCCTTTTATGCACAGCGAATCAAAGCTAATTCATAAGGAAGCAGTGAAGTTATATAAAGCGTTAGGTATTAAAAATAACTTAGATTTTGAGTATCAGCATAAGGCGATTATTGATAGATTTAATCGTTATCCGCATCGTAATAAAATACTAGGACGGGACTCTACAAAAGAAGAGCTTGAGTTTCTAAAACAGCCTAACTCAGGTTTTTAAATTTATTAGACAAAAAAACACCGCGCTTGCTACAAGCGCGGTATTTAATTTTACTAACCTGATACCTGATACCTGATACCTGATACCTGATACCTGATACCTGATACCTGATACTAGCTGTGAATCATAATGCTTTTAACATTCACAAATTCGCGAATCCCAAAGCCGCCGTGCTCTCGGCCATAACCGCTGTCTTTAACACCACCAAATGGTAGGTTTGGTTGTGCCAAACCATAGCCATTAATATTGATCATGCCGGTGTCAAAATACTTTTTGGCCAGTTCAATGGCTTTTTTCTCATCTTTTGAAAATATACCGCCGCCTAGTCCATAGCGCGAATCATTAGCGATACGCATAGCGTCGTCGTTATCTTTGGCTTTAATTAAAGATGCGACAGGACCAAATAGCTCATCGTCATACGCAGGCATACCTGGTGTAAGGTTTTCGAGCACAGTTGGTGGATAGTAATAACCTGTTTGTTGCGGTATTTCGCCACCTACAATTACTTTTGCACCCGCATTGACAGAGTCTTGCACTTGCTGATGAATTTTGTCGCGTAAATCTTCGCGTGCCATAGGACCCAGTTCAGTATCTTCATCCATTGGATCGCCCATTTTTACCGCCTTAAACTGCTGGCTTAGTGCTTCTTTAAAGTCATTGTAGAGTGAATCAACCACCACAAAGCGCTTGGCTGCAACACAGGTTTGGCCGTTGTTGATAATGCGTCCTTGTAAACATGCTTTAACTGCAAGGGCTAAATCAGCGTCGTCAAGTACAACAAAAGCATCGTTACTACCCAGTTCTAGCACGGTTTTTTTAACATGCTTAGCAGCTTGCTCTGCCACTTTTTTACCTGTGCCATCACTTCCAGTAAAGGTTACGCCACTAATCGCTGAGTGTGAAATAAGGGCGCTGGCAGTTTTACCATCAACCAGTAAGTTGCTAAAGCAGTGTTCAGGAAAGCCTGCTTGTAGAAATAATGTTTCAATTTTTTCAGCCATACCAAATACATTACCGGCGTGTTTTAATACCGTGGTATTACCCGCCATAATGTTTGCGGCACTGTATCTAATAACTTGATAAAGTGGGAAGTTCCATGGCTGAATACCCAGCAGCACACCGGTAGGGCGATAGCTTATGATTGCACGACCTCCTTGCATGTCGCGCTCCTCGTCGCTAAGCATATCGGCGCCATGCTCAGCGGTATAACGACAAATGTCAGCACAAAGCTGAACTTCTTGGAAGCCTTGCTCATAGACTTTACCCATTTCTTCGGTCATTAGTTTTGCTAAGGCTTCTTTTTGGCTTTCAAATAAAGAGGCTAATTTATTTAGATGTTGTGCGCGCTCGGTAAACGAGGTTAATCGCCATTTTAAGTATGTTTCATGAGATTTTTCGATCACTTGTTCTGCTTGAGCTTGAGAAAGCAGCGTATAGCTATTAATGACTTGCTCGGTTGCGGGATTGATCGTATCAACTGTGTTACTCATTTTACCTCCTAACAAATTATGTAATAGGATAGGTGCAAAACCAAAGCCAGTTAGTTTCTAGATATTAAAAAGTCATAACTATCTGTTAGTAATGGTTTTTTACATTACTTATGACTAAAATCTAGATGTTGTTTGCTTGTTGTTTTTGCTATGGTTCTGTAAATAGTGCAAGTTGTTGAAAAAGTTACAGGGAGAGTTCAAATGAAGCCATCATTGTTTAATACCGCTTTACCGATAATTCAGGCACCTATGGCGGGTGTTCAAAATGAGCAACTTGCTCTTGCTGTGAGTGAGGCTGGAGGGTTAGGCTCTTTGCCTTGCGCCATGTTATCACCAGCACAATTAATTGAGCAGCTAGAAGTACTTAGCCAAAAAACAACGAAACCTTTTAATCTTAACTTTTTTTGTCATAGGGTTGCTGATTACACGAACGAACAAAAGCAGCTATGGCATAATATGCTGGCACCTTATTTTGCAGAGTATAAAATTAACCCGCAAAGTTTAACTGCAGGGGCTTCCCGTCAACCTATAAATCAATCGGTTGTTGATATTATTGCCCCCTATAGGCCAGCAGTAGTTAGTTTTCATTTTGGTTTACCTAAGCAAGCTATTGTGGCGCAAATAAAAAGCTGGGGCACTAAAGTAATTTCAACGGCTACCACTTTAGATGAAGCTATTTGGCTTAGTGAAAATGGCGCTGATGGGATTATTGCTCAGGGTATAGAAGCTGGTGGCCATCGAGGGCACTTTTTATCAATGGATTTAAGCTTACAACAAACTACTGAGCAGTTAATTAAACGTTGTGTTGAGCATATATCACTGCCTATTATTGCTGCTGGTGGCATTGCTTCAGCCGATGATGTACAGCGGTTTAAAGCGTTAGGAGCGAGTGCTGTACAAGTAGGGAGCGCTTATTTACTATGTAAGGAGGCAACAACATCAGCTTTGCATCAACAGGCTATTTTAGATCAACAACAAGACGAGACTACACTGACTACATTGTTTTCTGGTAGAGCTGCTCGGGGTATTAAAAATCGAGTAATGCAAGAGCTAGGTGCTATACCAAAGGGCGTTCCTGCGTTTCCACATGCCAGCAGTGCAATAACAGCCTTAAGAACTCTAGCTGAAAAAAGTGCTAAAAGTGATTTTTCACCTTTATGGTGTGGCCAAAAATATATTCCTAGGGTGGGTGTATCAGCGGCTGATATTACACATGCTTTAATGAAAAAATGGTAATTTTTAATGTCTGATAATCCACTTTTATCGCTTGGCGACAGTTATGAAGCACTAGTAAACAAGTTTAAAGTGCAATTGGCTGGTAAGTATCCTCAGCAACTAATAGCGCCCAATACCGTATTAGTGCAACAAGGCGATCTGCAAAGTTATGGGTATTTAGTTGTGGACGGGGTTCTAGGCGCTATTCATGACGACATTGACGGCGTGCAAAAGTGTAAAGAGTTTTATTTTAAAAATGAATTTGCTTTGCTGTTTGCCAATTGGATGACCTCAACTCCTGCGTTTTATCAATTAAAAGTGATTAACGAAGCCAATGTAATTAAAGTACCACTAACACTATTTGAGCAAGCACAGTATCAACTGATTAAGCAGCAGCTTATTGCACAGCAACTTATTTTTAAAGAAGCCAAAGAAGCATTTTTATTACTCAATAGTCCCGAGCAACGTTACTGCTATTTACTCAAACATAAACCTCATTGGTTGGCGCAGTTAAGTTTAAGCCAAGTGGCAATGTATATAGGCATTTCGGCTATTTCGTTATCACGAATTCGTAAGCGACTTAACTTAAGTTAAGTGCTGTTTTCATAAAGCACTATACACTCCCCATTTTAAGCCTTAATACCTTGGAGTGTTATGTTTTTAATTACCCAATCGTTAGTAGCAGTCGCTACTTTACTCGACTTAGCTTCATTTCAGTTTAAATCCCGACGAATTATTTTAAGCTGTTTATTTACCTCAGTATTATTAACCTCTGCTCACTTTTTTATATTGGGCTATAACAGTGCCGGCTGCTTAATGTTTATTGCCGCGGTGCGTTATTTTTATTGTATTTACTTTAAGCATACTTGGGCTATGTGTGGGTTTATGGCAGTAAGCTGCTTAGCCGTTTATTTTACTTGGCAAGATTGGTTTAGTATTTTCGCATTGGTGGCGACATTAATACAAACTATCGCTTCATTTCAAAATCGAGATTTGCACTTAAGGTTATGTATGGTGGTGGGAACCTCTTTTTGGATAACACATAATATTTTTGCCGGCTCGCCAGTGGCAATAATCATGGAAAGCCTATTTTTGAGTAGTAACTTATTAGGACTATACCGCTTTTATGTGGGTAAAAAATCGCTGAGCGAACCGCAAACGCAACCCTAAACACTTAGGTAAAAAACTGTGCAGCAATGGCTTTTAGCAGATAGGTTTCGCGAATAATTGATAGCCCTTGCTTGTCACTGTTTGCAAGTGTACGTTCGTTATGGGCTATCGCTTGGAAAATATCAACCCATTTAGCCTGCATGCCATTTTGTTGTTCGTAGTGTTCAAGCTGTGCTTGGCCTAGTTGCTCATCAATTTGGCAGAGGTAGCAGTATGATTGTATATGAATAATATCAAAGTCATCTTTGTACCAAGGGCGGTACTCTTCGTAAAGCCCAAACTCGCTACATACTTTTATATTTTGTGCGCCAGTTTCTTCACTTAGTTCTCTGATCAACCCCTGCTCTATGCTTTCATGTGAGTCAATTCCACCGCCAGGTAAGCTAAAGTCGTCGTAGCGCTGAGTATACATAAGTAAAATTTGTTGTTGCTTAAATGCAATAGCGCGAGCGGTTGGGCGAGAAAATTGACGACCTTGCTCAATATTGATTGAGGGATGAATGTAGGTTTTTAATAAGCGCATAACAACTCCTTTAATAAAAATAAATTATATCAGTTGGTTATATTAATTGCTTTAATAGAGATTTAATAAGCCGCATAAAATAGCGCTATTTCAGCGCCTATACAGCTACTTATGATTAAACTAGTGGATTAAAAATAAAACAGCTGCATTTTGTACCTTAATTATGTATATCTTTCATTTACATTAAAGGGTAAGTAGAATGGTGAAAAAGCACAGGGATTATTCATGTTAAATATACTTTTAGTCGATGACGACGTCGAATTTAGTGATGTTATTTGCCATATTGTTGAGTTTCTTGGCCACAACATTAATACAGCAACCAGTTTAAAAGAAGCGCATCAATGGTTTGAAAATAACACCTTTGATCATGTGCTGCTCGATTTTATGTTACCTGATGGCAGTGGTTTACACTTGCTGGATCACTTAAAAATGATTGGTCAATCGCCTAAAGTCACCCTTATTTCAGGTCACCCTTCGGTTAAAGGTATTTTAGCTGAGATGTGTGAGCCTAATGTGTCGCATCTATTAAAACCGCTGCAACGCGAAGACTTAGAACTGGTTTTAAATGGCCCTAAAAAAACAGTAAAGAAAGCGAAAAGCGCCGCTATTACTCATCATTTTGACACGCTTATTGGCGAGTCTGCGCCCATGCAACAGCTTTATACTATGATAGAGCGTGTAGCTAAAACCAATGCTAATGTTATGCTTATGGGTGAAAGTGGCTCAGGTAAAGAGGTGGTAGCCCAAGCTATTCATAATGCTAGTAAATGCGAAGGTCCACTGGTGGCGAGTAACTGTGGGGCGCTTTCAAAAGAGCTTATTGGCAGTGAATTATTTGGCCACGAAAAAGGCGCATTTACCGGTGCCATTGCTCGTAAAGAGGGCGTGTTTGAACAAGCAGACGGCGGAACGTTATTTCTTGATGAAGTCACCGAAATGCCGATTGATATGCAGCCTAACTTACTGCGTGTACTTGAAACTAAAAAAGTAACACGAGTAGGCGGTAATCGTGAGTTACCAGTAAATTGCCGTGTTATTTCAGCGACTAACCGCTCCCTTACCGATTTAGCGCAGAATAATATTTTACGTGAAGATATTTACTTTAGACTGGCTGTTTTTCCAATTGATATACCGCCACTACGAGAGCGAAAAGAAGATATTCCATTACTCGCAAAAGCGTTTTTAGGTCAGTTGAACGATGAAAATGGTACAGCGTTTGCCTGGGCTAACGAACAGCTTAAAGAGCTACAAACATACGACTGGCCAGGTAACGTACGTGAACTTCGCCATGCTA contains:
- a CDS encoding DUF924 family protein, producing MFNKIIDFWFNELDPKQWWQKDDGLDAQIKTRFGELHHQASVSELFGWRESALGSLAEIIVLDQFSRNIYREKPAAFACDVLALALAQAAIAKGFDKELTDEQRVFLYMPFMHSESKLIHKEAVKLYKALGIKNNLDFEYQHKAIIDRFNRYPHRNKILGRDSTKEELEFLKQPNSGF
- a CDS encoding NAD-dependent succinate-semialdehyde dehydrogenase; this translates as MSNTVDTINPATEQVINSYTLLSQAQAEQVIEKSHETYLKWRLTSFTERAQHLNKLASLFESQKEALAKLMTEEMGKVYEQGFQEVQLCADICRYTAEHGADMLSDEERDMQGGRAIISYRPTGVLLGIQPWNFPLYQVIRYSAANIMAGNTTVLKHAGNVFGMAEKIETLFLQAGFPEHCFSNLLVDGKTASALISHSAISGVTFTGSDGTGKKVAEQAAKHVKKTVLELGSNDAFVVLDDADLALAVKACLQGRIINNGQTCVAAKRFVVVDSLYNDFKEALSQQFKAVKMGDPMDEDTELGPMAREDLRDKIHQQVQDSVNAGAKVIVGGEIPQQTGYYYPPTVLENLTPGMPAYDDELFGPVASLIKAKDNDDAMRIANDSRYGLGGGIFSKDEKKAIELAKKYFDTGMININGYGLAQPNLPFGGVKDSGYGREHGGFGIREFVNVKSIMIHS
- a CDS encoding NAD(P)H-dependent flavin oxidoreductase, whose amino-acid sequence is MKPSLFNTALPIIQAPMAGVQNEQLALAVSEAGGLGSLPCAMLSPAQLIEQLEVLSQKTTKPFNLNFFCHRVADYTNEQKQLWHNMLAPYFAEYKINPQSLTAGASRQPINQSVVDIIAPYRPAVVSFHFGLPKQAIVAQIKSWGTKVISTATTLDEAIWLSENGADGIIAQGIEAGGHRGHFLSMDLSLQQTTEQLIKRCVEHISLPIIAAGGIASADDVQRFKALGASAVQVGSAYLLCKEATTSALHQQAILDQQQDETTLTTLFSGRAARGIKNRVMQELGAIPKGVPAFPHASSAITALRTLAEKSAKSDFSPLWCGQKYIPRVGVSAADITHALMKKW
- a CDS encoding Crp/Fnr family transcriptional regulator codes for the protein MSDNPLLSLGDSYEALVNKFKVQLAGKYPQQLIAPNTVLVQQGDLQSYGYLVVDGVLGAIHDDIDGVQKCKEFYFKNEFALLFANWMTSTPAFYQLKVINEANVIKVPLTLFEQAQYQLIKQQLIAQQLIFKEAKEAFLLLNSPEQRYCYLLKHKPHWLAQLSLSQVAMYIGISAISLSRIRKRLNLS
- a CDS encoding YgjV family protein — translated: MFLITQSLVAVATLLDLASFQFKSRRIILSCLFTSVLLTSAHFFILGYNSAGCLMFIAAVRYFYCIYFKHTWAMCGFMAVSCLAVYFTWQDWFSIFALVATLIQTIASFQNRDLHLRLCMVVGTSFWITHNIFAGSPVAIIMESLFLSSNLLGLYRFYVGKKSLSEPQTQP
- a CDS encoding NUDIX hydrolase, whose translation is MRLLKTYIHPSINIEQGRQFSRPTARAIAFKQQQILLMYTQRYDDFSLPGGGIDSHESIEQGLIRELSEETGAQNIKVCSEFGLYEEYRPWYKDDFDIIHIQSYCYLCQIDEQLGQAQLEHYEQQNGMQAKWVDIFQAIAHNERTLANSDKQGLSIIRETYLLKAIAAQFFT
- a CDS encoding sigma-54-dependent transcriptional regulator, translated to MLNILLVDDDVEFSDVICHIVEFLGHNINTATSLKEAHQWFENNTFDHVLLDFMLPDGSGLHLLDHLKMIGQSPKVTLISGHPSVKGILAEMCEPNVSHLLKPLQREDLELVLNGPKKTVKKAKSAAITHHFDTLIGESAPMQQLYTMIERVAKTNANVMLMGESGSGKEVVAQAIHNASKCEGPLVASNCGALSKELIGSELFGHEKGAFTGAIARKEGVFEQADGGTLFLDEVTEMPIDMQPNLLRVLETKKVTRVGGNRELPVNCRVISATNRSLTDLAQNNILREDIYFRLAVFPIDIPPLRERKEDIPLLAKAFLGQLNDENGTAFAWANEQLKELQTYDWPGNVRELRHAIHRAFIMSDPQTSTISLPDNLESPFSRVNTQSEDKQVSAGQTIEEVEKELIHATLDKVQGNKTLAAQMLGISTKTLYNRLNAYGGIGEYK